One Aegilops tauschii subsp. strangulata cultivar AL8/78 chromosome 7, Aet v6.0, whole genome shotgun sequence genomic window carries:
- the LOC141027503 gene encoding F-box protein At5g49610-like: protein MPDRRGATVLDDLPAEITVDKILARLPPKDVGRCRAVRRSWRSATSTPEFTLEHHRRQPSLPIVDGRPSRFVVLRDGAASDQQLWPFLPHATDNDRICLHAASDGLLVFSQGCRFHICNPATRRRAPLPQPPNSLPRYGILGLYWHDGTGEYRVLWSSCMKLQSRNEPVKREITLHVLTVGDNESRSIRAMQPTPCLEQALLEGLPRNNHYSEVHPPVRHRDNLHWLRRCCAAGMGEIIVFDTEAESFRWMHLPIQPGHFDKLFDMEGNLALCSVDRHGTAMGVWVMQDYEAENWTFKFRIDVSVIEASRPLDLTADLKKEKGKTKKHPLDSTTVEYISAMTMLDKPELLIQFNAKHALHCDIDGKFLRMAKIGKRQCRMELTPHRLQESIIPIPGGEMEKEDDQPAPWEYAWMFSS, encoded by the coding sequence ATGCCGGACAGGAGGGGCGCGACCGTGCTGGACGACCTGCCCGCCGAGATCACCGTCGACAAGATACTCGCCCGGCTGCCGCCCAAGGATGTGGGTCGCTGCCGCGCCGTGCGCAGGTCGTGGCGCAGCGCCACCTCCACGCCCGAGTTCACGCTCGAGCACCACCGCCGCCAGCCGTCGCTCCCCATCGTGGACGGCCGCCCCTCCCGCTTCGTCGTGCTCCGCGACGGAGCCGCCTCCGACCAGCAGCTCTGGCCCTTTCTCCCGCACGCCACAGACAACGACCGAATCTGCCTCCACGCCGCCAGCGACGGGCTCCTCGTCTTCTCCCAGGGATGCCGGTTCCACATCTGCAACCCGGCCACCCGCCGGCGGGCTCCCCTGCCGCAGCCTCCAAATTCTCTGCCGCGCTACGGCATACTCGGCCTCTACTGGCACGATGGCACGGGGGAGTACAGGGTGCTCTGGTCCTCGTGTATGAAGCTGCAGTCCAGGAATGAACCCGTCAAAAGAGAAATAACGTTGCATGTCCTCACAGTGGGAGACAACGAGTCGAGGAGCATCAGAGCCATGCAGCCGACGCCATGCCTAGAACAGGCACTGCTCGAGGGGCTGCCCCGGAACAACCACTATTCCGAAGTTCATCCGCCGGTCCGCCACCGCGACAATCTGCATTGGTTACGGAGATGTTGCGCCGCCGGCATGGGGGAGATCATTGTGTTCGACACGGAAGCCGAGTCGTTCCGGTGGATGCACCTTCCCATCCAGCCAGGCCATTTCGACAAGCTGTTCGACATGGAGGGAAATCTTGCATTGTGCAGTGTTGACCGCCACGGCACTGCTATGGGTGTTTGGGTGATGCAGGACTACGAGGCAGAAAATTGGACATTCAAGTTCCGGATTGACGTGTCGGTGATCGAGGCATCACGACCACTTGATTTAACTGCTGATCTCAAGAAGGAAAAGGGGAAGACAAAGAAACACCCACTTGATTCGACGACGGTGGAATATATCAGCGCGATGACTATGCTCGACAAGCCTGAGCTGCTGATTCAGTTCAATGCTAAACACGCATTGCATTGCGACATTGATGGCAAGTTCTTAAGAATGGCGAAGATTGGGAAGAGACAATGTCGTATGGAGCTTACTCCGCATCGCCTCCAAGAGAGCATTATTCCAATTCCGGGAGGTGAGATGGAAAAAGAAGATGATCAGCCTGCACCTTGGGAGTATGCCTGGATGTTCAGCTCTTGA